Proteins encoded together in one Caballeronia sp. NK8 window:
- a CDS encoding glycosyltransferase family 2 protein, with protein MLAIVIPAHNEAAHIGACVAAARRAADHHQLLGEAARVIVVADTCTDQTGDIARALGADVACIEARNVGIARAHGAQRALALGARWLAFTDADTTVAEDWLVRQLDCCADAVCGVIGVHDWSPHIGAVREHFGRTYTDADGHRHIHGANLGVAAKAYLQAGGFPPLESSEDVALVEALVAIGARIEWSASPRVVTSARTDFRARKGFGATLLDVSRRYLPIGGGVDSADNVAIAA; from the coding sequence ATGCTTGCGATCGTTATTCCTGCTCACAACGAAGCCGCGCATATCGGCGCGTGCGTGGCGGCCGCGCGGCGCGCCGCGGATCATCATCAATTGCTCGGCGAAGCGGCGCGCGTGATCGTCGTGGCCGACACCTGCACCGACCAGACCGGCGACATCGCGCGGGCGCTCGGCGCGGACGTCGCGTGCATCGAGGCGCGCAATGTCGGCATCGCGCGGGCGCATGGCGCCCAGCGGGCGCTGGCCCTGGGGGCGCGCTGGCTCGCTTTCACCGACGCCGACACGACCGTCGCGGAAGACTGGCTCGTGCGCCAGCTCGACTGCTGCGCGGACGCAGTGTGCGGCGTGATCGGCGTGCATGACTGGTCGCCGCATATCGGCGCGGTGCGGGAGCACTTCGGACGCACCTATACCGACGCGGACGGGCATCGGCATATTCATGGCGCGAATCTGGGCGTGGCGGCGAAGGCGTATTTGCAGGCGGGCGGTTTTCCTCCGCTGGAGTCGAGCGAGGATGTGGCGCTCGTCGAGGCGCTTGTCGCGATCGGCGCGCGGATCGAATGGAGTGCGTCGCCGCGCGTGGTGACGAGTGCGCGGACGGATTTTCGGGCCAGGAAAGGATTCGGTGCGACGTTGCTTGATGTCAGCAGGCGTTATCTGCCGATTGGCGGCGGCGTCGATTCGGCCGATAACGTGGCGATTGCTGCTTGA
- a CDS encoding UdgX family uracil-DNA binding protein (This protein belongs to the uracil DNA glycosylase superfamily, members of which act in excision repair of DNA. However, it belongs more specifically to UdgX branch, whose founding member was found to bind uracil in DNA (where it does not belong), without cleaving it, appears to promote DNA repair by a pathway involving RecA, rather than base excision.): protein MKSVTIDPSFAAWRTEARNLLTEGVRPEDVLWRESDASATVFGCIDPPPPGSVDPNARKPVRVAREFLAMLETAACYRAPDRWPFLYKALWRWTQGDRAIASPDDADGHRLRQMIEMVEAEEREMRKVLRFRHRDSSLGPPEFISWFEPVHDLLEHAALHFATRMGSATWMIATPHGAAFWDGALLRVDRTSEPEEKPMDFGDTAMSGEAVSGDAIEALWLAYYESTFAPAQANAAEMASHMPVRYWKSPENARTDPALISRADPYSRRERHPRNVPPEMEVAINTDLEPIKGTLLTEPPSLDACRRCALWRNATQAVPGVGPADARVMLVGEQPGDQEDRAGQPFVGPAGKLLDDALAEAQIARASLYLTNAVKHFKWEAHGEERAHLAPAQREREACRYWLDEELKRVAPKVVVALGATALKALTGHRTALSEYLGKTIEHKGHIIVPTYHPSYLLRLADDHVRAEVFGTIVEALVFAQQIADGTATIRTPVQNRAR, encoded by the coding sequence ATGAAAAGCGTCACCATCGATCCATCGTTTGCGGCCTGGCGTACCGAAGCGCGCAATCTCCTGACGGAGGGCGTGCGGCCGGAGGACGTGCTGTGGCGCGAGTCGGATGCCTCGGCGACGGTGTTCGGCTGCATCGATCCGCCTCCGCCCGGTTCGGTGGACCCGAACGCGAGGAAGCCGGTCAGGGTCGCGCGCGAATTTCTCGCCATGCTGGAAACGGCGGCGTGCTATCGCGCGCCGGACCGCTGGCCGTTTCTGTACAAGGCGCTGTGGCGCTGGACGCAGGGCGACCGCGCGATCGCGTCGCCGGATGACGCGGACGGGCATCGGCTGCGCCAGATGATCGAAATGGTCGAGGCCGAGGAGCGCGAAATGCGCAAGGTGCTGCGTTTCAGGCATCGCGATTCGTCGCTCGGGCCACCCGAGTTCATCAGCTGGTTCGAGCCGGTGCACGACCTGCTGGAGCACGCCGCGCTGCACTTCGCCACGCGCATGGGCAGCGCCACGTGGATGATCGCCACGCCGCACGGCGCCGCCTTCTGGGACGGCGCGCTGCTGCGCGTGGATCGCACGAGCGAGCCGGAGGAAAAGCCAATGGACTTCGGCGATACCGCAATGAGCGGCGAAGCGGTGAGCGGCGACGCCATCGAGGCGCTCTGGCTCGCGTATTACGAGAGCACGTTCGCGCCGGCGCAGGCGAACGCCGCCGAAATGGCGTCGCACATGCCGGTGCGCTACTGGAAAAGCCCGGAGAACGCGCGCACCGACCCCGCGCTCATTTCCCGCGCCGATCCCTATTCGCGGCGCGAGCGCCATCCGCGCAATGTGCCGCCCGAGATGGAAGTGGCCATCAACACGGATCTGGAGCCGATCAAGGGCACGCTGCTCACCGAACCGCCGTCGCTCGACGCGTGCCGGCGCTGCGCGCTCTGGCGCAACGCGACGCAGGCCGTGCCGGGCGTCGGTCCCGCCGATGCGCGCGTGATGCTCGTCGGCGAGCAGCCGGGCGATCAGGAAGACCGCGCGGGCCAGCCGTTCGTCGGCCCGGCGGGCAAGCTGCTCGACGATGCGCTCGCCGAAGCGCAGATCGCGCGCGCATCGCTGTATCTGACCAACGCGGTGAAGCACTTCAAGTGGGAAGCGCACGGCGAGGAACGCGCACATCTCGCACCCGCGCAGCGCGAGCGCGAAGCCTGCCGCTACTGGCTCGACGAAGAACTGAAACGCGTCGCGCCGAAAGTCGTCGTCGCGCTCGGAGCGACGGCGCTGAAGGCGCTCACGGGGCATCGCACGGCGCTGTCCGAGTATCTCGGCAAGACCATCGAGCACAAGGGACACATCATCGTGCCGACTTATCACCCGTCGTATCTGTTGCGTCTCGCCGACGACCACGTACGCGCGGAAGTCTTCGGAACGATCGTCGAGGCGCTGGTTTTCGCGCAGCAGATCGCGGACGGCACCGCGACCATCCGCACGCCCGTCCAGAATCGCGCGCGCTAA
- a CDS encoding PLP-dependent aminotransferase family protein, whose translation MTTRASVLSDWLAQRIDRTNGQPIYRQLHRLLQQAILTRELAAGAKVPSSRLLAAELGVGRNTVTQVYEQLALEGYVSSATGRGTFVADSTPDDILFDDAPPAAAAQLDTQSTLSARGARLISGAGVSKRQGGAFMPGVPDVSRFPSRVWNRLHAKYWRRPLPDLLTYAPGGGHAGLRDALAHYLRTSRSVRCMPEQIIVTTGIHQSIDLAARLLADAGDTIWTEDPCYWGVRSVLQVSGLDLKAIPADAEGIAPTPADLASPPKLMLVTPSHQYPLGMVMSLARRRMLLEYARQHRCWIVEDDYDSEFRYGSRPLASLQGMDTSGQVIYVGSFGKTLFPGLRIGYIVVPEALAESFATASAELYREGQLLQQAVLAEFIEQGHFTSHIRRMRALYGQRRDTLLATIAARYGDTLAIAGGDAGLHLVLKLPKGVDDRAVAAAALEEDIVVRPLSGYYAHRPDAESGLLIGYACVPDEEIAPAFEKLAGVIDRVLG comes from the coding sequence ATGACCACGCGCGCAAGCGTGCTTTCCGACTGGCTCGCGCAACGCATCGACCGCACGAACGGCCAGCCGATCTACCGTCAGTTGCATCGGCTGTTGCAGCAGGCGATTCTCACGCGCGAGCTTGCGGCGGGCGCGAAAGTGCCGTCGTCGCGGCTGCTGGCGGCGGAACTCGGCGTCGGGCGGAACACGGTGACGCAGGTGTACGAGCAACTCGCGCTCGAAGGCTACGTGTCGTCGGCGACGGGGCGCGGCACCTTCGTCGCGGACAGCACGCCCGACGACATCCTGTTCGACGACGCGCCGCCCGCTGCCGCCGCGCAACTGGACACGCAATCGACGCTCTCGGCGCGCGGCGCGCGGCTGATTTCCGGTGCGGGCGTCTCGAAGCGCCAGGGCGGCGCGTTTATGCCGGGCGTGCCGGATGTGTCGCGTTTTCCGTCGCGCGTGTGGAACCGCCTGCACGCGAAATACTGGCGCAGGCCGCTGCCCGATCTGCTCACTTACGCGCCCGGCGGCGGCCACGCGGGCTTGCGCGACGCGCTCGCGCACTATTTGCGCACGTCGCGTTCGGTGCGTTGCATGCCGGAACAGATCATCGTGACGACGGGCATCCATCAGTCGATCGATCTCGCCGCGCGCCTGCTCGCGGATGCCGGCGACACGATCTGGACCGAAGACCCGTGCTACTGGGGCGTGCGCAGCGTGCTGCAGGTTTCGGGACTCGATCTCAAGGCGATTCCTGCCGACGCCGAAGGCATCGCGCCGACGCCCGCCGATCTCGCATCGCCGCCGAAGCTAATGCTGGTCACGCCGTCGCATCAATATCCGCTCGGCATGGTGATGAGCCTCGCGCGCCGCCGCATGCTGCTCGAATATGCGCGTCAGCATCGCTGCTGGATCGTCGAGGACGATTACGACAGCGAGTTCCGCTATGGCAGCCGGCCGCTTGCGTCGCTGCAGGGGATGGATACGTCGGGGCAGGTGATTTACGTCGGGAGTTTCGGGAAGACGCTGTTTCCGGGGCTGCGTATTGGTTATATCGTCGTGCCGGAGGCGCTCGCGGAAAGCTTCGCCACGGCGAGCGCCGAGCTGTATCGGGAAGGGCAGCTGTTGCAGCAGGCGGTGCTCGCAGAGTTCATCGAGCAGGGGCATTTCACGTCGCATATCCGGCGCATGCGCGCGCTTTATGGTCAGCGCCGCGACACGTTGCTGGCGACTATCGCGGCGCGTTATGGCGACACGCTCGCGATCGCCGGGGGGGATGCGGGGTTGCATCTCGTGCTCAAGTTGCCCAAAGGCGTTGATGATCGCGCGGTCGCTGCTGCGGCGCTGGAAGAGGATATCGTGGTGCGGCCGCTGTCGGGGTATTACGCGCATCGGCCGGATGCGGAATCGGGCTTGCTGATCGGCTATGCGTGCGTGCCGGATGAGGAAATCGCCCCGGCATTCGAGAAACTCGCGGGGGTGATTGATCGGGTTTTGGGGTGA
- a CDS encoding M20 aminoacylase family protein produces the protein MPTPSNTNLTVIADLSDDAPSLRAIRHDIHRHPELSYEETRTAALVAERLEEWGWQVTRGVGGTGVVGTLKAGDGAKSIGLRADMDALPIIEQTGKPYASETHGKMHACGHDGHTTMLLGAARHLARTRRFSGTVHLYFQPAEEHGVPSGAQQMIAEGLFERFHCDAVFGVHNHPGAQPGTFLFRKGPFMAAGDQVSIVIEGVGGHAARPHLSVDPVVVTASIVMALQTIVARNVDPAQPAVVTVGSMHAGTVNNVIPNRATLELSVRSFDPQVRELLKRRIKELVEAQAASYGATATVKYLEGYPVVVNSDAETEFAIQVARELVGEQNVVAHADLLMGSEDFAFMLQARPGSFLRLGNGAGEDGCMVHNPHYDFNDKNLPIGAAYWARLVERFLA, from the coding sequence ATGCCAACCCCCTCCAACACAAACCTCACCGTCATCGCCGACCTCTCCGACGACGCCCCGTCGCTGCGCGCGATCCGCCACGACATCCACCGTCATCCGGAACTGTCCTACGAAGAGACACGCACCGCCGCGCTCGTCGCCGAGCGGCTGGAAGAGTGGGGCTGGCAGGTCACGCGCGGGGTCGGCGGCACGGGCGTCGTCGGCACTTTGAAAGCGGGCGATGGCGCGAAGAGCATCGGCCTGCGCGCCGACATGGACGCGCTGCCGATCATCGAGCAGACCGGCAAGCCCTACGCGAGCGAGACGCACGGCAAGATGCACGCGTGCGGCCACGACGGCCACACGACGATGCTGCTCGGCGCCGCGCGTCATCTCGCGCGCACGCGGCGTTTCAGCGGCACGGTGCATCTGTACTTTCAGCCGGCGGAAGAGCACGGCGTGCCGAGCGGCGCGCAGCAGATGATCGCGGAAGGCCTGTTCGAGCGCTTTCATTGCGATGCCGTGTTCGGCGTGCACAACCATCCCGGCGCGCAGCCGGGCACATTCCTGTTCCGCAAGGGGCCGTTCATGGCGGCGGGCGATCAGGTGTCGATCGTGATCGAGGGCGTCGGCGGGCACGCGGCGCGTCCGCATCTCTCGGTCGATCCGGTCGTGGTGACGGCGAGCATCGTGATGGCGCTGCAGACGATCGTCGCGCGCAATGTCGATCCGGCGCAGCCGGCCGTCGTCACGGTCGGCTCGATGCACGCGGGCACGGTCAACAACGTCATCCCGAACCGCGCGACGCTGGAACTGTCGGTACGTTCGTTCGACCCGCAGGTGCGCGAGCTGCTCAAGCGCCGCATCAAGGAACTGGTCGAAGCGCAGGCCGCGAGCTACGGCGCGACGGCGACGGTGAAGTATCTGGAAGGCTATCCGGTCGTCGTCAATTCGGACGCGGAGACGGAATTCGCGATTCAGGTGGCGCGCGAGCTGGTCGGCGAGCAGAACGTCGTCGCGCACGCGGATTTGCTGATGGGCAGCGAGGATTTCGCGTTCATGCTGCAGGCGCGGCCGGGCTCGTTCCTGCGTCTCGGCAACGGTGCGGGCGAGGACGGCTGCATGGTCCACAACCCGCATTACGATTTCAACGACAAAAATTTGCCGATCGGCGCGGCGTACTGGGCGAGGCTCGTCGAACGATTCCTCGCCTGA
- a CDS encoding glycosyltransferase family 9 protein, with the protein MRATPLSTLRDDLATALVPDEPCAPPPSAEAATPSDADYTELAAFHGIERERLVLIHPGSHHAAPAWPAERYADVADQLAADGWQIAIVGDAPEPERTAGVLGAMQTAALFLAGAVAPAILPRLIANARLLLSDDAAVSSPVAAARALGTPHIVLAEHPRDTGSDAIVARARAALSTTGDAHPGQPFTLHMPAAHESA; encoded by the coding sequence ATGCGAGCCACTCCCCTTTCCACGTTGCGCGACGACCTCGCGACCGCGCTCGTTCCCGACGAGCCGTGCGCCCCGCCGCCATCCGCGGAAGCTGCCACGCCGTCCGATGCCGATTACACCGAACTCGCCGCATTCCACGGCATCGAGCGCGAGCGTCTGGTGCTGATTCATCCGGGCAGCCACCACGCGGCGCCCGCCTGGCCCGCCGAGCGTTACGCCGATGTCGCCGATCAGCTCGCCGCCGACGGCTGGCAGATCGCCATCGTCGGCGACGCGCCCGAACCCGAGCGCACCGCCGGCGTGCTCGGCGCGATGCAGACGGCCGCGCTCTTTCTCGCGGGCGCCGTCGCGCCGGCGATTTTGCCGCGCCTGATCGCGAACGCGCGCCTGCTCCTGTCCGACGATGCCGCCGTATCCTCGCCCGTCGCCGCGGCCCGCGCGCTCGGCACGCCGCATATCGTGCTCGCCGAGCATCCGCGCGACACCGGCAGCGACGCGATCGTCGCGCGCGCCCGCGCCGCGCTCTCGACCACCGGCGACGCGCATCCGGGCCAGCCGTTCACGCTGCACATGCCGGCGGCGCACGAATCCGCGTAG
- a CDS encoding DUF2335 domain-containing protein encodes MSDAVEERTVRYIAEPVRGEVAEPAIAPERASVTVAVQAHSFRGPMPPPDHLAQYDRIVPGAGRLIVDEFQMNSEHARKIEALSLRGSIRKDIRAQFIAGFLVLIGFGLVYELAEHGHDGVAIAVAVTLLVSVLTAFLTGTVMRGKSDIGIQEALGD; translated from the coding sequence ATGAGCGACGCCGTTGAGGAGCGCACGGTCCGGTACATTGCCGAACCCGTCCGAGGCGAAGTAGCAGAGCCTGCGATCGCTCCTGAAAGGGCGTCCGTCACCGTGGCGGTGCAGGCGCACTCGTTCCGCGGACCGATGCCGCCGCCCGACCATCTCGCGCAATACGACCGTATCGTGCCGGGCGCCGGGCGGCTGATCGTCGACGAGTTTCAGATGAACAGCGAGCACGCGCGGAAAATCGAAGCCCTGAGCCTGCGCGGGTCGATCCGCAAGGATATCCGCGCGCAGTTCATCGCTGGCTTTCTCGTATTGATCGGCTTCGGGCTCGTTTATGAACTCGCCGAACACGGTCACGACGGCGTCGCCATCGCGGTTGCCGTCACGCTGCTCGTCAGCGTGCTCACCGCGTTTCTGACCGGCACGGTAATGCGCGGAAAGAGCGATATCGGCATTCAAGAAGCGCTCGGCGATTGA
- a CDS encoding methyl-accepting chemotaxis protein yields the protein MTLNRKLGSMIAVLWIGLIAIGIIGAWQNRTSMIDDRKEQLKTLVNEAHAITAHYAALAANKTLTEDEAKKRALEVVGAIRYGTDGYLSINDSHPTMVMHPIKPAMNGKDLSSYTDPAGNRLFVDIVKAGDQPGGGYISYLWPKPGSDKPVSKLSYSQRFGQWDWYLVTGMYMDDVQSAFYASALRWLAITALLGGIATAAMLVVLRSIRRNLGGELELAVGAAHRIARGDLTSAVDVHPNDTTSLLHALSVMQRGLVETVSRVRNGTENINVGASEIAAGNTDLSQRTEEQAAALVETASSMDQMTANVKNNADSATQAARLAEQAADVATRGSGVVDDVIDTMTRITASSQQIGDIIGVIDGIAFQTNILALNAAVEAARAGEQGRGFAVVAAEVRSLAQRSATAAKEIKALIETSTQTVQQGASLVTNAGSTMTEIVQSVRRVNEILDEISHASREQSAGIEQVNRAVVEMDQVTQQNAALVEEAAAAAHSLKDQVDVLREAIGSFRLPA from the coding sequence ATGACGTTGAACAGAAAGCTCGGCTCGATGATCGCCGTGCTGTGGATCGGCTTGATCGCGATCGGGATCATCGGGGCCTGGCAAAACCGCACGTCGATGATCGACGACCGCAAGGAGCAGCTGAAGACCCTCGTCAACGAGGCGCACGCCATCACCGCGCACTACGCGGCCCTCGCGGCCAACAAGACGCTCACCGAAGACGAAGCAAAGAAGCGCGCGCTCGAAGTGGTCGGCGCGATCCGTTACGGCACGGACGGCTATCTCTCCATCAACGATTCGCATCCGACGATGGTCATGCACCCGATCAAGCCGGCCATGAACGGCAAGGATCTGTCGTCCTATACCGATCCGGCGGGCAATCGCCTGTTCGTCGATATCGTCAAGGCGGGCGATCAGCCGGGCGGCGGCTACATCAGCTATCTGTGGCCGAAGCCGGGCAGCGACAAGCCGGTTTCGAAGCTCTCCTACTCGCAGCGCTTCGGGCAGTGGGACTGGTATCTCGTCACGGGCATGTACATGGACGACGTGCAGAGCGCGTTCTACGCGAGCGCGTTGCGCTGGCTCGCGATCACGGCGCTGCTCGGCGGTATCGCGACGGCGGCGATGCTCGTCGTGCTGCGCAGCATCCGGCGCAATCTCGGCGGCGAACTGGAGCTTGCGGTCGGCGCGGCGCATCGCATCGCGCGCGGCGACCTGACGAGCGCCGTCGACGTCCATCCGAACGACACGACCAGCCTCCTGCACGCGCTCAGCGTGATGCAGCGCGGGCTCGTCGAGACGGTTTCGCGCGTGCGCAACGGTACCGAGAACATCAACGTGGGCGCGTCGGAAATCGCGGCGGGCAATACCGATCTCTCGCAGCGCACCGAAGAGCAGGCGGCGGCGCTCGTAGAGACCGCGTCGAGCATGGATCAGATGACCGCCAACGTGAAGAACAATGCCGACAGCGCCACGCAGGCCGCGCGGCTCGCCGAGCAGGCGGCGGATGTGGCGACGCGCGGCAGCGGCGTCGTCGACGACGTGATCGACACGATGACGCGCATCACCGCGAGTTCGCAGCAGATCGGCGACATCATCGGCGTGATCGACGGCATCGCGTTCCAGACCAACATCCTCGCGCTCAATGCGGCCGTCGAAGCGGCGCGCGCGGGCGAACAGGGACGCGGCTTCGCGGTCGTGGCGGCCGAAGTGCGCAGCCTCGCGCAGCGCTCGGCGACGGCGGCGAAAGAGATCAAGGCGCTCATCGAGACCTCGACGCAGACGGTGCAGCAAGGAGCGTCGCTCGTGACGAACGCGGGCTCGACCATGACCGAGATCGTGCAGTCGGTGCGCCGCGTGAACGAGATTCTCGACGAGATCAGCCACGCGTCGCGCGAGCAGAGCGCGGGCATCGAGCAGGTGAACCGCGCCGTTGTCGAGATGGATCAGGTGACGCAGCAGAACGCCGCGCTCGTCGAAGAGGCGGCCGCCGCTGCGCATTCGCTGAAGGATCAGGTGGATGTGCTGCGCGAGGCGATCGGGAGTTTCAGGCTGCCGGCGTAA
- a CDS encoding TIR domain-containing protein: protein MTQTSEVILLPDFGTLDVGGEELGPIWVIETPLKAGDFVMPEDTLITVESRKATLDVPSPKAGRVLATLVKAGDHVTKNTAIIEIEPANITREDFNEDHRHYGLPKDIDIGAPRAHYGSGPRGDENSVFLVHGHDVALREMSARLIEKLGLEAIILSEQTNRSATIIEKLERHSNVRFAVVLMTADDVGAVKSARDSGLQARARQNVVLELGYFIGKIGRQNVCVLYESGVELPSDYYGVVFIPIDDHGTWRYSLGKEFRQAGLNVDLNKL, encoded by the coding sequence GTGACGCAAACCAGCGAGGTAATCCTTTTGCCCGATTTTGGGACCCTAGATGTAGGGGGAGAAGAACTTGGGCCAATTTGGGTCATTGAGACGCCGCTTAAGGCAGGCGACTTTGTGATGCCCGAAGACACGCTGATCACTGTTGAGAGCCGAAAGGCGACGCTTGATGTACCTTCACCGAAAGCGGGCAGGGTGCTAGCGACGCTAGTGAAAGCCGGGGACCACGTCACCAAGAACACGGCGATCATCGAAATCGAGCCGGCGAATATAACGCGTGAAGACTTTAATGAAGACCATAGGCACTATGGTCTCCCAAAGGATATCGATATCGGAGCGCCGCGCGCGCATTATGGGTCCGGGCCTCGCGGCGACGAAAACTCCGTCTTTCTCGTGCACGGGCACGATGTCGCTCTCCGTGAAATGAGCGCTCGACTGATCGAAAAGCTAGGACTCGAGGCGATCATCCTCAGCGAGCAAACTAATCGTAGCGCAACGATCATCGAGAAGCTAGAGCGGCATTCGAATGTGCGCTTCGCAGTCGTATTAATGACTGCGGATGACGTCGGAGCCGTGAAGTCGGCACGTGATAGCGGCCTTCAGGCGCGCGCACGGCAAAACGTCGTTCTCGAACTTGGCTACTTCATTGGAAAGATCGGTCGGCAAAACGTGTGCGTGCTTTATGAATCGGGCGTGGAACTGCCATCGGACTACTATGGGGTGGTATTTATCCCCATCGACGATCACGGCACGTGGCGCTACTCACTCGGCAAAGAATTCCGTCAGGCTGGACTCAACGTCGACCTAAATAAACTGTGA